A stretch of the Methylacidiphilum caldifontis genome encodes the following:
- a CDS encoding P-II family nitrogen regulator, with protein MALYKIEAIIKPFKLEEVKEALTEIGIAGLTVTEVKGFGRQKGHTEIYRGSEYTVDFLPKVKIEIVLTEDILPKATEAIIKSAKTGKIGDGKIFVLPVSEAIRIRTEEKGENAI; from the coding sequence ATGGCTCTATACAAAATTGAAGCAATCATAAAACCCTTTAAGCTGGAAGAAGTTAAAGAAGCCCTTACTGAAATAGGAATCGCAGGACTAACCGTTACTGAAGTCAAAGGTTTTGGCCGGCAAAAAGGCCATACCGAGATATATCGAGGAAGCGAATATACCGTTGATTTTCTTCCTAAAGTGAAGATCGAAATCGTCCTTACAGAAGATATTTTACCTAAAGCCACTGAAGCGATTATCAAATCGGCAAAAACGGGAAAGATCGGGGATGGAAAAATATTCGTACTGCCCGTCTCTGAAGCTATCCGTATCCGTACGGAAGAAAAAGGAGAAAATGCGATTTAA
- a CDS encoding glycosyltransferase, with protein sequence MGIRICDITQFYAPSGGVKRYIDEKQEFIRQKGEDEHFLIIPGKKTCSFHTPPIHIYSIRSPFISQYSQHRVLLNLSEAIDLLIDLKADIIEAGDPYQSAWLASWAAKKLKVPVVGYYHSHFPDAYVRTYFGWKNSFLEKAFFSLSRWYAEEIYSQFDLTFVPTLSLLKLLRKWGVNNGVHVPLGVDIKTFAPGPPNNQICRLKLGIPDDAFLLLYVGRLAREKNINLLLETFLYLLDHSPKKDYWLLIIGDGPLRKDVLKLKKNVSRISWISQIDSKKDLADFYRSADLFIHPGIVETFGLVTIESQACGCPVIGFRGTHMESLTEEEFAEYWADRKDFRALAEAVDKARSLDLKKLGRNLALKIHQKYSWKKTFEQIWYYYYEAISNPFTQKIKNKIGSFL encoded by the coding sequence ATGGGAATAAGAATTTGCGATATAACTCAGTTTTATGCTCCTAGCGGAGGAGTTAAAAGGTATATTGACGAAAAACAGGAGTTTATTCGTCAAAAGGGAGAAGATGAACATTTTCTCATTATACCAGGGAAAAAAACCTGTTCATTTCACACCCCCCCTATCCATATATATAGCATTCGTTCTCCTTTTATTAGCCAGTATTCGCAGCACCGTGTATTACTAAACCTTTCAGAAGCAATTGATCTTTTGATCGATTTAAAGGCAGACATCATAGAAGCAGGCGATCCTTACCAATCCGCTTGGTTAGCTTCATGGGCTGCTAAAAAACTAAAAGTTCCCGTTGTCGGATATTATCATTCTCATTTTCCAGATGCCTATGTACGTACCTATTTTGGGTGGAAAAATTCATTTCTGGAAAAAGCCTTCTTTTCCCTCTCTCGGTGGTATGCCGAAGAAATTTATAGCCAATTTGATCTCACTTTTGTTCCTACGCTTTCCCTTCTGAAACTGCTAAGAAAATGGGGAGTAAATAATGGGGTTCATGTTCCCCTAGGTGTTGATATCAAAACCTTTGCCCCTGGACCACCCAATAACCAAATTTGTAGACTTAAATTAGGAATTCCAGATGATGCTTTTTTGCTGCTTTACGTGGGTAGGCTAGCTAGAGAAAAAAATATCAACCTTCTTCTTGAAACATTTCTTTACCTTCTAGATCATTCCCCCAAAAAAGATTACTGGTTATTGATTATTGGTGATGGACCGTTAAGAAAGGATGTACTTAAGCTAAAGAAGAATGTCTCTCGAATTTCCTGGATTTCTCAAATCGATTCAAAAAAGGATTTAGCTGATTTTTACAGGTCTGCAGATCTTTTCATTCACCCTGGAATAGTTGAAACTTTTGGACTGGTGACTATCGAAAGCCAAGCCTGCGGATGCCCCGTCATAGGTTTTCGAGGAACGCACATGGAGTCTTTGACAGAAGAAGAGTTTGCGGAATATTGGGCTGACCGCAAAGATTTCCGTGCTTTAGCAGAAGCTGTGGATAAAGCCAGATCCCTGGACTTGAAAAAATTAGGAAGAAATCTTGCTTTAAAGATCCATCAAAAATACAGCTGGAAAAAGACCTTTGAGCAGATTTGGTACTACTATTATGAGGCTATTTCTAATCCTTTCACCCAGAAAATAAAAAATAAAATAGGTTCCTTTTTATGA
- the glnA gene encoding type I glutamate--ammonia ligase yields the protein MAEYYRRCATGEEVIAFALEHNVKLVNLKFCDLLGTWQHFTIGIDLLTPESFSEGIGFDGSSIRGWQGIQESDMLVMPDPYTAFIDPFIAEPTLSLICSIYDPITLQTYPKDPRSIALRAEAYLKSTGIADTAYFGPEAEFFILDSVRYDNQANFAYYEVDSIEGIWNSGKEEGQNFGYKIRHKEGYFPVPPADTLQDLRDQMVLTLESMGVKVERQHHEVATAGQAEIDILYNTLLHIGDDMMMYKYVIKNTAKKYGKTVTFMPKPIFGDNGSGMHTHQSLWKEGKPLFAGNRYAGLSELALYYIGGIIKHASALTAITNPTTNSFKRLVPGFEAPVNLAYSARNRSAAIRIPTYSANPKTKRIEFRTPDPSANPYLACAAMLMAGIDGIQNRIDPGEPMEKNIYELPPEELKNIPKVPDSLGGAIEALEKDHEFLMKGDVFTKEAIDTLLSLRKKDYDMLRIRPHPLEFYMYFDI from the coding sequence ATGGCCGAATACTATAGAAGATGTGCAACAGGTGAAGAAGTTATTGCTTTTGCCTTGGAGCACAATGTCAAACTCGTTAACCTGAAATTCTGTGATCTTTTGGGAACATGGCAACACTTTACTATAGGGATAGATCTATTAACTCCTGAATCTTTTTCTGAAGGGATTGGGTTCGATGGATCTTCGATTCGTGGATGGCAAGGCATTCAGGAATCAGACATGCTTGTAATGCCTGATCCTTACACCGCATTCATTGATCCTTTTATTGCGGAACCCACCTTAAGCCTCATCTGTTCTATTTATGATCCTATTACTCTTCAAACTTATCCCAAAGATCCACGAAGCATCGCATTGAGAGCCGAGGCTTACCTGAAAAGCACAGGAATTGCCGATACGGCTTATTTTGGACCGGAAGCTGAGTTTTTTATCCTCGATAGTGTGCGTTATGACAACCAAGCAAACTTCGCCTACTATGAAGTCGATTCCATTGAAGGCATTTGGAACAGTGGAAAAGAAGAAGGACAGAATTTCGGTTATAAAATCCGTCATAAAGAGGGATACTTTCCTGTTCCCCCCGCAGATACATTACAAGATTTAAGAGACCAAATGGTTTTAACCCTTGAATCGATGGGGGTTAAAGTGGAAAGACAGCACCACGAAGTTGCTACTGCAGGTCAAGCTGAAATCGATATCCTTTACAACACCCTGCTTCACATTGGAGATGACATGATGATGTACAAATATGTCATCAAAAACACGGCAAAAAAATATGGAAAAACGGTGACATTTATGCCCAAGCCTATCTTTGGTGATAATGGCTCGGGCATGCATACCCATCAGTCTCTTTGGAAGGAAGGTAAGCCTCTTTTTGCTGGAAATCGATATGCTGGACTGAGTGAACTAGCACTCTATTACATAGGGGGAATTATAAAGCATGCTTCGGCTCTCACCGCGATTACTAATCCCACGACAAACAGTTTTAAAAGACTTGTACCTGGATTTGAGGCCCCTGTTAATCTGGCCTATTCAGCAAGGAACAGAAGTGCGGCTATTCGAATTCCCACTTATTCAGCAAATCCAAAAACAAAAAGAATAGAATTCCGTACTCCCGATCCTTCTGCGAATCCCTATCTGGCCTGTGCGGCAATGCTCATGGCGGGCATAGATGGCATTCAAAATCGGATAGATCCTGGAGAACCTATGGAGAAAAATATTTATGAACTGCCTCCTGAAGAGCTAAAAAATATTCCCAAGGTTCCTGATTCTCTTGGAGGAGCTATTGAGGCCTTAGAAAAAGATCATGAGTTTCTTATGAAAGGAGATGTCTTTACCAAAGAAGCTATCGATACCCTACTTTCTCTCCGGAAAAAGGATTACGACATGCTAAGGATTAGGCCTCACCCTCTTGAGTTTTACATGTACTTCGACATATAA
- a CDS encoding phosphatase PAP2 family protein: MSLPLIWLLCILIAFQFDMQFYSFFLIKDGKFLHILAEKISYWGDFPQGTIPLSIGIYLIGLLFKKNRIKEAAVGCFFSALIAGFLVDIARDTLGRPRPSADVKETLKQLGYIPTPIVNFHRIHQGGSFVDGFYGMHNLSMFHGFPSGHAATSMATASSFLRSLPSLCYILLFGALLVCWSRMALGRHYFSDVIAGGLFGFFIGFIFSGSENQGLLGFLQKPEQKINKITNIL, encoded by the coding sequence ATGAGTTTGCCTCTAATATGGCTTCTTTGTATCCTCATCGCTTTTCAGTTTGATATGCAATTTTACAGTTTTTTTTTAATAAAAGATGGGAAATTTTTACATATTTTAGCAGAAAAAATAAGTTATTGGGGAGACTTTCCCCAAGGCACAATCCCTTTATCCATAGGAATTTATTTAATAGGATTACTGTTTAAAAAAAATAGAATAAAGGAAGCAGCCGTAGGATGCTTTTTTTCTGCCTTAATTGCAGGATTCCTTGTGGATATAGCTAGAGATACACTCGGCCGTCCACGACCCTCTGCTGATGTCAAGGAAACCCTAAAACAGTTAGGTTATATCCCTACGCCTATTGTGAATTTCCATAGAATACATCAAGGAGGTTCTTTTGTGGATGGTTTTTATGGAATGCACAATTTAAGCATGTTTCATGGTTTTCCTTCTGGACATGCAGCCACTTCTATGGCAACGGCCTCTAGTTTTTTGCGTAGTTTACCTTCTCTTTGCTATATATTGCTTTTTGGTGCCCTTTTAGTTTGTTGGTCAAGAATGGCATTAGGGAGGCACTATTTTTCGGATGTCATAGCTGGAGGGCTATTTGGGTTTTTTATAGGTTTTATTTTTAGTGGATCTGAAAATCAGGGTTTGCTCGGTTTTTTACAAAAACCGGAACAAAAGATAAATAAAATAACAAATATTTTATAA
- a CDS encoding sigma-70 family RNA polymerase sigma factor, with translation MRQQVARYYLPYLPDQWPDAENVGWIGILDALEKWKEKMQIRFFDYAIYHVKNRVRNYANSCRTTVRRPNSAYREYRKIEKYLEQGLTLEEIANLHGYSTHHLEKILQVYTADISLHFTSLDEPENCPLDFIVYPENDEDFLEKEERLRKLYIALSHLDEISRKVVLYFFGIEEELGAQKKSTAWIAHKLGISRKKVVQLLEDSLKQLKRDFFLLETFNIQHPLPIGLSTSVIQIDWAQEIEDE, from the coding sequence ATGAGACAACAGGTGGCTCGCTATTATTTGCCCTATCTACCAGATCAATGGCCAGATGCAGAAAATGTAGGATGGATCGGTATTCTTGACGCTTTAGAAAAATGGAAAGAAAAGATGCAAATTCGATTTTTTGATTATGCCATTTATCATGTGAAAAATAGGGTGCGCAATTATGCTAATTCCTGTCGAACAACGGTTCGTAGACCAAATTCTGCTTATAGGGAATATAGAAAAATTGAAAAATATTTAGAACAAGGACTAACTCTAGAAGAAATCGCAAATCTCCATGGATATTCTACACATCATCTAGAAAAAATCCTTCAAGTTTACACTGCGGATATAAGTCTACATTTTACTTCATTAGATGAACCAGAAAACTGTCCTCTGGATTTTATTGTTTATCCTGAAAATGATGAAGATTTCTTGGAAAAGGAAGAAAGACTACGAAAGCTATATATTGCATTGTCTCATCTTGATGAAATATCCAGAAAAGTTGTATTATACTTCTTTGGCATAGAAGAGGAATTAGGAGCCCAAAAAAAATCTACTGCTTGGATCGCGCATAAACTTGGAATTTCTCGAAAAAAAGTTGTTCAGCTTTTAGAAGATTCTTTGAAGCAACTAAAAAGAGATTTTTTCTTATTGGAGACTTTTAATATCCAACATCCTCTCCCCATAGGTTTATCTACCTCGGTGATTCAGATAGATTGGGCACAAGAGATAGAAGACGAATGA
- a CDS encoding VirB4 family type IV secretion system protein, whose product MKNFVSPLRLFVPSQLFHHKKTPAFRDWADACPYAGLYDRYIVDKFGAVHALYRTYFPQADIASPSRLIELQDQLRLLLTQLPHEISQTQHLFTCNGDYGPLIDAFAEIPSAPQIKSFREKKAQRLFQRMIKRKLVRIETHTILTVAPQNKIKQSEWFLRIGGRESAEIERRRISKAQFDSAVLSLRASESVFSEIMRKASARFVPLDTYEIADYFFRLWNPGLAVEEAMKVNYDYERMPFVDSWMLQEVTIHKDMIQIGDYYHGLVSMVGLPTETRPRDIEKLTVGLPFRDVRVSLVVRKTDKLKEMEKLRKRIDWADQRMRLGLNLIDMLHKPHENRRESGIQNIEAWMQIEEAQNLLRDIRSGEDDLLQIQLTIHFWHKQKEEVKKRAKVLLNRFGDLSRAKGWIEQSSLLPVLMSEMPAVYAPLTRPLLVRGRMAADLMPICRGLESDEKPIQLFGNTTGGLVPLDLEDKRNEGASMLYISGIKGSGKSALAQIIALRHLKEDSLLIILDKGNSYDRLVEICGGTTLRLDMSKPQCFNPFEVYTQRNSQGELIEPSDQELIRVVNCLEILATSQRAESLSIEERNILESLTRQTFSNAVKNKATFVTLDDFARQMAYRSDAKFLAESLKAFIDGRYRNWFNGTTQFHLKTKVVHFDFEYISKDKDLAAALIPMSVLFVSDLILSHSHVFKILIFGEMWQHVSNTATANLIIEAFKTYRKKRCAVIGESQAILDLVDNPAVAKAVIQNVDTWILFPQGTEHHIEYAVKELELSKGQRDLLTHLRSGSRVFSDGEVELWREAFYLRGRGPDALSGVIRAEIEPEEYWLTTTTPADFPAWEAARKAFHGDIHQALEALSLQYPLGVREEKSKILQDIPTITPALSL is encoded by the coding sequence ATGAAAAATTTTGTCTCTCCTTTACGGCTCTTTGTTCCAAGCCAGCTCTTTCATCATAAAAAAACCCCTGCTTTTAGAGATTGGGCTGACGCCTGTCCTTATGCAGGACTTTACGATCGATACATCGTGGATAAATTTGGAGCGGTTCATGCCCTATATAGGACTTATTTTCCACAAGCGGATATCGCTAGTCCTTCACGGCTCATTGAACTTCAGGATCAACTAAGACTGCTACTCACTCAACTACCCCATGAAATTTCTCAAACCCAACATCTTTTTACCTGTAACGGAGACTATGGACCTTTAATTGATGCCTTTGCTGAAATACCTTCAGCTCCACAGATAAAATCGTTCAGGGAAAAAAAAGCACAAAGACTTTTTCAAAGAATGATCAAAAGAAAACTTGTACGAATTGAAACACATACGATTTTAACGGTTGCCCCCCAAAACAAAATCAAGCAAAGCGAATGGTTTTTACGTATAGGCGGCAGAGAGAGTGCAGAGATTGAAAGAAGAAGAATCTCTAAAGCCCAGTTTGACTCCGCGGTGTTAAGTCTTCGTGCATCTGAATCAGTATTTTCCGAAATAATGAGAAAGGCTTCAGCCCGTTTTGTTCCTTTAGATACCTATGAAATAGCCGATTACTTTTTCAGGCTATGGAATCCAGGTTTAGCTGTCGAAGAAGCGATGAAAGTCAACTATGATTACGAAAGAATGCCCTTTGTCGACTCCTGGATGCTTCAAGAAGTAACGATCCATAAAGACATGATCCAGATTGGAGATTATTACCATGGACTAGTCTCCATGGTGGGTTTGCCCACAGAAACGCGTCCTCGAGACATAGAAAAACTGACCGTGGGTTTACCGTTTAGAGATGTTCGAGTAAGCCTTGTGGTCAGAAAGACAGATAAACTAAAAGAAATGGAAAAACTAAGAAAACGGATAGACTGGGCAGATCAGCGGATGCGGCTTGGACTTAACCTTATAGATATGCTTCACAAGCCTCATGAAAACCGAAGAGAGTCAGGAATCCAAAATATAGAGGCATGGATGCAAATAGAAGAAGCACAAAATTTACTAAGAGATATTCGATCAGGAGAGGATGATCTTCTTCAGATCCAACTCACTATTCATTTTTGGCACAAACAAAAAGAAGAAGTCAAAAAAAGAGCCAAAGTATTGCTTAACCGGTTTGGGGATCTTTCACGGGCAAAGGGTTGGATTGAACAATCAAGTCTTTTGCCTGTGCTTATGAGTGAAATGCCCGCTGTTTATGCTCCACTTACTCGTCCCCTTCTTGTAAGAGGAAGAATGGCTGCTGATTTGATGCCCATATGCAGAGGATTAGAAAGTGATGAGAAACCCATTCAACTTTTTGGAAATACGACAGGAGGACTCGTCCCACTTGATTTAGAAGACAAACGAAATGAAGGAGCTTCGATGCTCTATATTAGCGGTATCAAGGGCTCGGGGAAAAGTGCGCTAGCCCAGATTATAGCCCTAAGACACCTTAAAGAGGATTCGTTACTCATCATTTTAGACAAAGGGAACAGCTACGATAGGCTTGTAGAAATCTGTGGAGGGACAACCCTCAGGCTCGATATGTCTAAGCCCCAATGTTTTAATCCTTTTGAAGTTTATACGCAAAGAAATAGCCAAGGTGAACTTATTGAACCTTCAGATCAAGAACTGATTAGAGTTGTCAACTGTTTAGAAATACTGGCGACTTCCCAAAGAGCAGAATCCCTTAGTATTGAAGAAAGGAATATTCTTGAATCTCTTACTAGACAAACTTTTTCTAATGCGGTGAAGAACAAAGCAACCTTTGTAACCTTGGATGATTTTGCCAGGCAAATGGCTTATAGATCTGATGCGAAGTTTTTAGCTGAATCTCTAAAAGCATTTATCGACGGCCGGTATAGAAATTGGTTCAATGGGACAACCCAGTTCCATTTGAAAACAAAAGTGGTCCATTTTGATTTTGAATATATCTCCAAAGATAAAGACTTGGCAGCCGCCCTAATCCCCATGTCTGTTCTTTTTGTTTCTGACCTTATATTATCCCATTCTCATGTTTTTAAGATACTCATATTTGGAGAAATGTGGCAGCATGTGTCTAATACTGCTACCGCTAACCTCATTATTGAAGCCTTTAAAACCTACAGAAAAAAAAGATGTGCGGTCATTGGCGAATCTCAGGCAATCCTGGATTTAGTGGATAACCCAGCCGTAGCCAAAGCAGTCATACAGAATGTCGATACTTGGATCCTCTTTCCCCAGGGGACGGAACATCATATCGAATATGCTGTCAAAGAGCTTGAATTATCAAAGGGTCAAAGAGATCTATTAACCCATCTTCGATCTGGATCAAGAGTTTTTAGTGATGGTGAGGTAGAACTCTGGAGAGAAGCTTTTTATTTAAGGGGAAGGGGACCTGATGCCCTTTCAGGAGTTATTCGCGCAGAAATCGAACCCGAAGAATACTGGTTAACGACCACAACTCCTGCAGATTTTCCGGCATGGGAGGCAGCAAGAAAAGCTTTCCATGGAGATATCCATCAAGCCTTAGAGGCTTTATCATTGCAATACCCACTTGGGGTCAGAGAAGAAAAATCAAAGATCTTGCAGGACATTCCCACAATAACACCCGCCCTTTCTTTATGA
- a CDS encoding ParB/RepB/Spo0J family partition protein: MMKSIDKKKKPLLKQDSKFSLIPVDQIVLSQDNPRKHFQEEQIEELAVSIEEIGLIHPILVRPAANNTYEIISGERRWRACKKLKKPFIECFIHPMDDKMALQVRIVENIQRQNLNPIEEAQGYKKLLDGGMSIAELSSVIGKGRDYISRMVMLLSLPEAAKEAIITGKMAKRTGWYIARIPVPKLRAIVASEAIAKNLTVTQVAQIVLENYLLDLRKATFSISVPDLVPGVPSCLDCSKRTGNSKDLFDDIKDEMICTDPECFAQKREADWRRQCLLAHTENKEILNDEESFKHFVPGTSRLRTDSQFVDIDDVCEWDKKERKWSSLLAEELKPMNGRALLRMYLARSPMGTIHSFVKKEEALLALRRHGITFANNAIKEWTEKENARKERKKKEEFLNLSCYSLLQKVCEKAKKDKMWSFYNIMLCLALRVVPREVSTFVFQRHHYKLGTEEESMQIIEKIEEKESMAILLDLFFSTDLYLSSYTDLPPLLVRVCKILDIDVSKVVEEINSINMSDKSILFPYKKRKSLKVY; the protein is encoded by the coding sequence ATGATGAAAAGCATAGATAAGAAGAAAAAACCTCTTCTAAAACAGGATTCCAAATTTTCTTTGATTCCTGTTGATCAGATTGTTTTATCTCAGGATAACCCTAGAAAGCATTTTCAAGAAGAGCAGATCGAAGAACTGGCTGTAAGTATTGAAGAAATTGGGCTTATTCATCCAATCCTTGTAAGACCAGCGGCTAACAATACCTATGAGATCATTTCAGGAGAAAGGAGATGGAGGGCCTGTAAGAAATTAAAGAAACCCTTTATCGAGTGCTTCATTCATCCAATGGATGATAAAATGGCACTACAAGTAAGAATTGTCGAAAACATTCAACGACAAAATCTTAATCCCATAGAGGAAGCCCAAGGTTATAAAAAACTATTGGATGGTGGAATGAGTATTGCGGAATTATCTTCGGTTATTGGGAAAGGGCGCGACTACATTAGTCGAATGGTGATGTTATTATCTCTTCCGGAAGCCGCGAAGGAAGCCATTATTACTGGAAAAATGGCTAAAAGGACAGGATGGTATATTGCTCGGATTCCAGTTCCTAAACTTAGAGCTATCGTTGCCTCTGAAGCTATTGCCAAAAATTTAACAGTAACTCAAGTGGCTCAAATTGTTCTTGAAAATTATCTTTTGGATTTAAGAAAAGCTACTTTTTCTATTTCAGTGCCAGATCTTGTTCCTGGAGTACCTAGCTGTTTGGACTGTTCTAAAAGAACGGGAAATTCAAAAGATCTATTTGATGATATAAAAGATGAAATGATTTGCACTGATCCAGAATGTTTTGCTCAAAAAAGAGAGGCTGACTGGCGCCGTCAATGCTTGCTTGCTCACACTGAAAATAAAGAGATACTTAATGATGAAGAATCCTTTAAGCATTTTGTTCCAGGAACATCTAGACTTAGAACTGATTCTCAATTTGTCGATATTGATGATGTGTGTGAGTGGGATAAAAAAGAGAGAAAGTGGTCATCTCTGTTAGCAGAAGAACTTAAGCCCATGAATGGAAGAGCTCTTTTGCGGATGTACCTAGCGAGAAGTCCCATGGGGACCATCCATTCTTTTGTTAAAAAAGAAGAAGCTCTTCTAGCCTTGAGAAGACATGGCATTACCTTTGCCAATAATGCTATCAAGGAATGGACAGAAAAGGAGAATGCTCGAAAAGAAAGAAAAAAGAAGGAAGAGTTTTTAAATCTCAGTTGTTATTCTCTTTTGCAAAAAGTCTGTGAGAAGGCAAAAAAAGACAAGATGTGGAGTTTCTATAACATAATGCTTTGCTTAGCTCTTCGTGTTGTCCCAAGGGAGGTTTCAACTTTTGTCTTTCAAAGACATCATTATAAATTGGGGACAGAAGAAGAATCCATGCAAATCATTGAAAAAATTGAAGAAAAAGAATCTATGGCTATTCTATTGGATCTCTTTTTTTCAACAGATTTATATTTAAGCAGCTATACGGATCTTCCTCCTTTACTAGTCCGAGTGTGTAAAATCTTGGATATCGATGTTTCAAAGGTTGTTGAAGAGATTAATTCCATAAACATGTCGGATAAGTCGATCCTTTTTCCTTATAAAAAAAGAAAGTCCTTAAAGGTTTATTGA
- a CDS encoding dihydrolipoyl dehydrogenase, which produces MASEISVDVAIIGAGGGGYPAAFFLDKSGFQVLMIDPIGNLGGNCLAEGCVPSKAVREASLVRAQAKKYSFFGLSGSVPSVDWKAILTYKDNVQTTRYTLHREEINNSSIKFYKGIGKIVDERKIEVITDNDHFYVFFKYLIIATGSCPKYLSIPGSHLAVSSHDLFKLSASVPFPSNPIIIGGGYIGVELASMLENLGAKPVILEFTDNLVSGLDRELSLFLAQRLKTRVQIEFGAKVECIKKEKEKFEVNYLKNSQHYSIESDLVIMAVGRECVSPEGIEKLGYATAKPLPVTNTLQLFDFPHIYAPGDVNGKSMLFHSAVLQSRVAAHNIAAGGQPLSRMDWKSVPYAVFTEPEIAGVGLTEEEALHLYGHNIEVVKYDYAVDSRAEILGETEGFIKLIFDGENKRLLGAHIAGIEASQLIAPLALAVRQRLDAEALAHVAFPHPMISEGINKAARTFSP; this is translated from the coding sequence ATGGCTTCTGAAATATCCGTCGATGTCGCGATAATTGGTGCTGGAGGTGGCGGTTATCCGGCCGCTTTTTTTTTAGATAAATCTGGTTTTCAAGTCTTAATGATTGATCCTATTGGAAATCTTGGTGGCAATTGTTTAGCCGAAGGCTGTGTACCCTCTAAAGCAGTCCGTGAAGCAAGCCTGGTTCGTGCCCAAGCAAAAAAATACTCTTTTTTCGGACTTTCGGGATCAGTTCCAAGTGTCGACTGGAAAGCTATACTGACCTATAAGGATAATGTTCAAACTACACGGTACACCCTTCATAGAGAAGAAATTAATAACTCATCGATAAAATTTTATAAAGGGATTGGTAAAATAGTAGATGAAAGAAAAATTGAAGTGATAACCGACAACGATCATTTCTATGTTTTTTTTAAATACTTGATCATTGCTACGGGAAGTTGTCCCAAATATCTTTCTATTCCTGGTTCCCATTTAGCAGTAAGCTCTCATGATCTTTTTAAGTTAAGCGCTTCGGTTCCTTTCCCTTCAAATCCAATTATAATCGGTGGAGGATATATTGGCGTTGAGCTGGCTTCCATGCTTGAAAATTTAGGAGCAAAACCGGTTATTCTTGAATTTACCGATAATCTTGTCAGTGGACTCGATAGAGAGCTTTCTTTATTTTTAGCCCAAAGACTTAAAACAAGGGTTCAAATTGAGTTTGGTGCTAAGGTGGAGTGCATAAAAAAGGAAAAGGAAAAATTTGAAGTTAATTATTTAAAAAATAGCCAACACTATTCCATTGAGTCTGACCTAGTTATTATGGCGGTTGGTAGAGAATGCGTAAGCCCCGAAGGCATAGAAAAATTAGGTTATGCAACCGCCAAACCCTTGCCTGTAACCAATACCCTTCAGCTTTTTGATTTTCCCCACATTTATGCACCTGGAGATGTCAATGGGAAAAGCATGCTCTTCCATTCAGCCGTTCTTCAGAGTAGAGTTGCTGCTCATAACATTGCCGCTGGAGGTCAGCCCCTATCCCGGATGGATTGGAAAAGCGTACCCTATGCTGTGTTTACAGAGCCTGAAATTGCTGGTGTAGGATTAACCGAAGAAGAAGCATTGCATTTGTACGGGCATAATATTGAAGTGGTTAAATATGATTATGCCGTAGATTCACGAGCAGAAATTCTAGGAGAGACTGAAGGATTCATTAAACTGATATTTGATGGAGAAAACAAGCGCTTACTTGGAGCTCACATTGCGGGTATTGAGGCTTCCCAACTTATAGCTCCCCTCGCCTTGGCTGTTCGGCAACGTCTTGATGCTGAAGCCCTTGCTCATGTTGCTTTCCCTCATCCAATGATTTCTGAAGGTATTAACAAAGCGGCACGAACATTTTCTCCTTAA